The DNA segment CGTTGCGTCAAGACTACCTTCACCCGGTACTTGAGCGTCTGCAATATCTTTGAAAGCATTACTATACTTTGTACGACTTGCCTGATACATACCACTACCACTAGATGGTGGAATGTCATTGTAAATTGCAAAAATTACTTCTGATGAATTATATCCATTTGAGAAAATAGAATCATAAGAATCTTCTAATACATATCCTTCAGCATTGTCAATTACAATTCCTGCCAAAGTTTCTGCAGCTGCATATTCACCTCTGTAAAGTTGCACTCTCGCCAATAAAGCAGTAGCTGCAACTTGACCAACACGGTAATGCTCCACATATTGAGGACCATTATTCATAGCATAATCAAGATCTGAAAGGATTAATGAATAGGTCGCTGCTACAGATGAACGAGGACGATACTCTAATCCATTTGCGAAGTTTGTTCTAACAACTACACCATACTGAGAACTTGCATCGAAATATTCCCCAAAATAGCGCAACAGATTAAAATACGCCATTGCTCTATGAAACTTTGCCTGAGCAAGCATTTCAGATTTGGAGCTTTCGCTAATACCTACTGCTTTTCCAGCTTCTAATTCTTGAATAAGAAAGTTAGATCCGTTGATTATTTTGTAATGAGCATTATAAAGATTGCTGATGTATGCATTCTCTGGAAGTACTTGGTTTGAATTAAAACCATTGCTACCAGCAACTGATCCAGTAAAATTACCAACTGTTCCTAAAGCTTCAAGATGTAGCGGAAAAGCGTTTAGTTCTAATACTTTCCAACCACTATAAATTCCATTTAACACTCCCTGAGCCGAAAGTTCATCTCGTACAACGTTTTCTGCTGTAAGTTGATTAAATGGTTTCACGTCATCAATATTACAGGATGAGAATGTCGCAAAGCACATCACTGCTACAACCGATTTTATTATATATTTTTTCATAATGTACTTTTTTTTTAGAATTGTAATTGAACACCAACAGATACCGATTTCGCTAAAGGATAAGGATCAAGATTGTTGGTCTGTCCCGTAATACCTGACGAGTCGCCAAAAGTCTCTGGGTCTAATCCTGGATATTTTGTAAATGTCAACATATTAGAAGCTGCGATAAATACTGATGCACGGCTTAACGATAACCTTTCAATTAGGTTCTTGTCAAAATTATAAGTCAACTGAATGTTTTTCAATCTTAGGTAAGAAGTATCAAAAAGATACTTATCTGAAATTCTAGAGTTTCCAGCTGGATCAGTATAAACTGCTTTTGCATAAGTTGCGCCAGTATTTTCTGGAGTCCAAGTATTAAGACCGTATTCAGCTAGTTTGTTTGCACCTAATGGATTGTAAACTCCTGAAGGAATTGCATCCCAAATAGTTTCTGATCCTACAGAAAATTGGAAGAATGCAGCTAGAGAAAGATTTTTATAAGTAAAAGTATTGCTAAATCCTCCAAAGAAGTCAGGCTGAATATTGCCAATTATCTGTCTGTCCAATGTCGTAATCTCTCCATCACCGTTAGTGTCTACAAATTTGTAATCTCCAACGCCAGCATATTGAGAACTGTAAAATCCATTAGGAGAAGCAGCATTCAAGTCATCAATTTCTGATTGATCTTGAAAGATTTTTTCAACTTTGTATCCTTTTATTGTTCCTACTGGTTGACCTTGTACGTAGTAATCAAGACTAAATTGGTTGATATTTGCTCCATACAATTCTTTTAACTCATTTTTATTGGAAGCCCAATTAAGGTTTACATTCCAAGTGAAGTTCTCATTTCTAACTAAATCTCCACCAAGATTAATCTCGATTCCTTTATTAGAAACATCCATAAGGTTTGAGAAATATCTTAATGGACCCAATTCGTAAGGAATTGGTGTCAAAGCAAGAGCTCCAGTTGTCAATCTATCGTAGATATCAACGCTACCATACAATCTATGAGAGAATAATTTGAAATCTAAACCGAAATTAATCTCTTTTGTACCTTCCCATCCAATTCCCAAATTAGGTAAAACATCTGAAGGTCTAACTCCAGGATTATTTCCATAACCTCCAGGAACAATTTCAAAAAATGGTATATATGCAAAGTCATCAGTATTTGCAGATCCTACAATACCTCCACTAGCTCTTACTTTAAGCACATTGATTTGTGGTATGTCTGCTAGAAATTTTTCATTAGAGGCATTCCAACTTAATGAAAGTGACGGGAAGGGGCCTCTTTTATTATCAGGTCCAAATTTTGACGAGGAATCTACTCTATAATTTACAGTAACATTATACAAATCTTTGTAGCTATAGCTTAAGCGTGAGAACAAAGAATTTATTCCAACTTCCCCTTTAAAACTATTTTGTCCCAAAACTGTAGCTGCAGAATTTGCATCAATCAAAACATCGTCATCAGGAAATCCTTGGTAAAAATGACCACTACTTTCTCTTTTTGTTCTATCGTAGGCAACACCAACTAAAGCGTTAAATTCATGATTTTCTGCTATTTTAAAATTATATTTTGCAGTTACATTCGTCGTAATATTAGAGCTTAAACCATCATTTGTTACCAAAGAAGATTCATTTGGTCCAAAAGTGAAATCTGTTAATGTGTACTTAGGTACAAAAAGAGAAGTTTTGTTGTAAAAAACACCTCCATTTATGTCGGCCCGAAATACTAATTTATCTATTGGTGTGAATTCTAAATAAGTATTTCCAATAAAATTATAAGCACGAGATTCATATATATTAGATAATTTTGCAAGCGGATTCGGCTCAAAAGTTTCAAAACCATAAGTATAATCAGCTTGATTAAAGAAGGTACCATCTTCATTATAAATAGGTAAATCTGGTCTAGCTACAACATTTGCAGTATTGATATTAGTAATACTAAAATCTACTGCTTCACCCGTAGTTGCTTTAGTATGAGAGATATTTGCGGTTGCTCCAGCTGTAAATTTCTCACTCAACTTTGTATCTAGAGCCATTCTCATATTGTATTGATCAAATTCATCTTTAATTGTAAGACCTTCTTGATCTACAGCAGACAGGCTAAAAGAGTGATTTGTTTTTTCATTTCCTCCACTTATCGTAAAGTTAGTTTGATTTGTAACAGCTAATTTTCTGAAAACTTCTTTATTCCAATCTGTATCTGCGGTACCAAAGTAATCATCTCTAATCCCGTTATTTGTATACTGAAAAGTATCGTAATCCAAATCGATATTTGCAATATTCATAAGGTCAAAATCATAATAGAATTCTAAAGTTCCATCATTCAACCCATTTACACTATTTGTAATAAGTGTGTTATAAAAGTCTTTATATTGAGAAGCATTTAAAGCTTTTAAAGTATTTACAGGAGTCGCAAATGTAGAAGAGTACGATAAATTAACTCTTGCTTTTTGATTTCTCTTACCTCTTTTGGTCGAAACGATAATTACACCATTTGCTCCACGTGATCCGTAGATTGCAGTTGCTGCAGCATCCTTCAAGACATCGATTTTTTCGATATCGCTTGGGTTAATTGCTAGTAACGGATTAACTCCTGATATAGCATCGGTATTAAAAACGATTCCG comes from the Flavobacterium ardleyense genome and includes:
- a CDS encoding RagB/SusD family nutrient uptake outer membrane protein, coding for MKKYIIKSVVAVMCFATFSSCNIDDVKPFNQLTAENVVRDELSAQGVLNGIYSGWKVLELNAFPLHLEALGTVGNFTGSVAGSNGFNSNQVLPENAYISNLYNAHYKIINGSNFLIQELEAGKAVGISESSKSEMLAQAKFHRAMAYFNLLRYFGEYFDASSQYGVVVRTNFANGLEYRPRSSVAATYSLILSDLDYAMNNGPQYVEHYRVGQVAATALLARVQLYRGEYAAAETLAGIVIDNAEGYVLEDSYDSIFSNGYNSSEVIFAIYNDIPPSSGSGMYQASRTKYSNAFKDIADAQVPGEGSLDATGSGFDPRFSFAYSDATKGINLNGKYPGNENVATSTRNTLYYIRLAEMYLIRAEAIARSNGDLDAAFADVNTLRLRAGVDEKETTDKATLLNDIREEKMLEMFYENGESWFDLIRYHKAGDVNAFDEKSSLTSSKQFILPIGINVLTGNNLMIQNPGY
- a CDS encoding TonB-dependent receptor; this translates as MKLLLKIKSKNHRLSSKTWQIMKLASIFFLVLTLQVSAAASSQTITYSGKNIAFKKFLNIVKTQTDYVFFYDSALAKDAKPVSLDVTNQPLEEVLNKAFANADFDYVIQGKTISLVASPKKTVVAKQQTTTITGTVFNEMNEKLIAASILEKGTQNSTMTDALGNFKMTVSGSNPILLVSYIGYEDLEYTITSPDNMKIVMKEAVTSMQEVVIIGYGSQTRDKVTGAISSIKSAQIEQMATGTVGFDKALGGLSEGMQVSQNSGRPGEAIRINIRGLTSPLSGQLNQPLFVIDGIVFNTDAISGVNPLLAINPSDIEKIDVLKDAAATAIYGSRGANGVIIVSTKRGKRNQKARVNLSYSSTFATPVNTLKALNASQYKDFYNTLITNSVNGLNDGTLEFYYDFDLMNIANIDLDYDTFQYTNNGIRDDYFGTADTDWNKEVFRKLAVTNQTNFTISGGNEKTNHSFSLSAVDQEGLTIKDEFDQYNMRMALDTKLSEKFTAGATANISHTKATTGEAVDFSITNINTANVVARPDLPIYNEDGTFFNQADYTYGFETFEPNPLAKLSNIYESRAYNFIGNTYLEFTPIDKLVFRADINGGVFYNKTSLFVPKYTLTDFTFGPNESSLVTNDGLSSNITTNVTAKYNFKIAENHEFNALVGVAYDRTKRESSGHFYQGFPDDDVLIDANSAATVLGQNSFKGEVGINSLFSRLSYSYKDLYNVTVNYRVDSSSKFGPDNKRGPFPSLSLSWNASNEKFLADIPQINVLKVRASGGIVGSANTDDFAYIPFFEIVPGGYGNNPGVRPSDVLPNLGIGWEGTKEINFGLDFKLFSHRLYGSVDIYDRLTTGALALTPIPYELGPLRYFSNLMDVSNKGIEINLGGDLVRNENFTWNVNLNWASNKNELKELYGANINQFSLDYYVQGQPVGTIKGYKVEKIFQDQSEIDDLNAASPNGFYSSQYAGVGDYKFVDTNGDGEITTLDRQIIGNIQPDFFGGFSNTFTYKNLSLAAFFQFSVGSETIWDAIPSGVYNPLGANKLAEYGLNTWTPENTGATYAKAVYTDPAGNSRISDKYLFDTSYLRLKNIQLTYNFDKNLIERLSLSRASVFIAASNMLTFTKYPGLDPETFGDSSGITGQTNNLDPYPLAKSVSVGVQLQF